In Falco biarmicus isolate bFalBia1 chromosome 5, bFalBia1.pri, whole genome shotgun sequence, a single genomic region encodes these proteins:
- the ETFRF1 gene encoding electron transfer flavoprotein regulatory factor 1, which produces MANSLRGEVLNLYKNLLYLGREYPKGGDYFRSRLKAAFLKNKDVKDPEKIKELIARGEFVMKELEALYFLRKYRALKQRYYSDDNQ; this is translated from the exons ATGGCCAATTCTTTAAGAGGTGAAGTGCTGAATCTATACAAAAAT ctgCTGTACCTTGGAAGGGAGTATCCCAAAGGAGGAGACTACTTTAGAAGCCGtttgaaagcagcttttctaaAAAACAAAGATGTGAAAGATCCTGAAAAAATTAAGGAACTGATTGCACGAGGAGAATTTGTTATGAAAGAGTTGGAGGCTTTGTACTTTCTCAGAAAATACAGAGCTCTGAAACAGCGCTACTACAGTGATGACAATCAGTAA